From the Thermomicrobiales bacterium genome, the window GTCACCGTCGAGCCAACGCCGGCATCGATGCAGGCCTGTACCGCGTCACGATCCATGATCTGCGCGTAGGCAGCCGACTTCGCGTTGGCCTTCAACAACCCGCGCAGGATTTCGGCACCATCGCCGGCTGTGCCGCTCGCACCCGAGTCGGAGATGTCCGCCAGGACATAGACGCTGCCTTCTTCGCCGGCCAGCGCCTCTGCGATGGCGTCGTCGATCGGCGTCGGATGAATTGTGAAGTCCTCGCGCTTGTCCCAACAGAGCTGCGCGAGCTCGTTGGCATATTTCTGAGCCAGCGCCTGGTCGCCATCAGTGACGACAATCGTCGCCACGCCAGTGAACGGCACGTCGGAGAAGGGGAAGCCTCCGAGCACAGTTGCCGCGAGAACGCCGTCTTCGGTCTCCATCTCGCGCGCGCGATCGATTGCATCCTTCATCGGCGATTGCCAGGTTGTCACCATCGACTGATTCGGCGCGATGAGTGGCACACGAACGTGCGCCATCGCCGGGTTGACCTTGCCGTTGATCGTGTCAATCAGCATCTTCATCGCGTGGCGGCCGGTCTCAGGCATGTCGATGTGCGGGTATTCCTTGTACCCGACAAAGGCCGTCGTTTCAGCCATCATCTCGTCTGACAGGTTGGTGTGCAGGTCCAGCGGTGCGATGATCGGAACTTCGGGTCCGACCAGCTCGCGGATGGCGGTGATCAACGGACCTTCGCCATCGTC encodes:
- a CDS encoding M81 family metallopeptidase, whose protein sequence is MRIVTGGIAQETNTFQWEPTSLSDFTKGSSGIVRGQDILDLDGTGGIYGGIVAEAKEQGVELIPTTYGHAVPGGRVSKEAFETLRDEILEGIRAALPVDGVLLGIHGAMALEHNDDGEGPLITAIRELVGPEVPIIAPLDLHTNLSDEMMAETTAFVGYKEYPHIDMPETGRHAMKMLIDTINGKVNPAMAHVRVPLIAPNQSMVTTWQSPMKDAIDRAREMETEDGVLAATVLGGFPFSDVPFTGVATIVVTDGDQALAQKYANELAQLCWDKREDFTIHPTPIDDAIAEALAGEEGSVYVLADISDSGASGTAGDGAEILRGLLKANAKSAAYAQIMDRDAVQACIDAGVGSTVT